From Nocardioides sp. HDW12B, the proteins below share one genomic window:
- the iolD gene encoding 3D-(3,5/4)-trihydroxycyclohexane-1,2-dione acylhydrolase (decyclizing), with amino-acid sequence MSTTRLTVAQAVVRFLEAQHVERDGVETPFFAGCWGIFGHGNVAGVGQALLEREVAAREGQEQGHVLRYHQARNEQAMVHAAVGYARHRDRLAAFACTASVGPGATNMVTGAALATINRIPVLLLPGDVFATRVSNPVLQELEDPTSMDVSVNDCFKPVSRFWDRVNRPEQLPLSLLAAMRVLTDPVETGAVTLSLPQDVQAEAWDFDDDLFARRVWHVARPPVEDAALARAVATIRSAQRPLLVAGGGTIYSGATDALRAFAEATGVPVAESQAGKGSLPYDHPRSVGAVGATGTTAANALAAEADVVVGVGTRWSDFTSASKTVFAHPDVRFVNLNVASVDAHKLSAVVAQGDARRGLVQLTESLAGWSAPDAHTARATELAQEWDATVQRSHDLGHAPLPAQSEVLGVVNRVSRPQDVVVCAAGSMPGDLHKMWRTRDRKGYHVEYGFSCMGYEIAGGLGVKMAALDTGEDRDVVVMVGDGSYLMMSQEIVTSVQEGVKLIVVLVQNHGFASIGALSESLGSQRFGTRYRYRTERGLDGDVLPVDLAANAASLGAHVIRVSGVDELEKAFAEAQAADVTTVIHVETDPTVPAPDSPAWWDVPVAETSVLESTREARTTYEQNKQRQRSHLRPSDPHTEETPS; translated from the coding sequence ATGAGCACCACCCGCCTCACCGTCGCCCAGGCGGTCGTGCGCTTCCTCGAGGCCCAGCACGTGGAGCGCGACGGGGTCGAGACGCCCTTCTTCGCCGGCTGCTGGGGCATCTTCGGCCACGGCAACGTCGCTGGCGTCGGTCAGGCGCTGCTCGAGCGCGAGGTCGCGGCGCGGGAGGGCCAGGAGCAGGGCCACGTGCTGCGCTACCACCAGGCCCGCAACGAGCAGGCGATGGTGCACGCGGCCGTCGGCTACGCCCGGCACCGCGACCGGCTCGCCGCCTTCGCCTGTACGGCGTCCGTCGGCCCGGGCGCGACCAACATGGTCACCGGCGCCGCGCTGGCCACCATCAACCGCATCCCGGTGCTGCTGCTGCCCGGTGACGTCTTCGCCACCCGGGTCTCCAACCCGGTGCTCCAGGAGCTCGAGGACCCGACGTCGATGGACGTCAGCGTCAACGACTGCTTCAAGCCGGTCTCGCGGTTCTGGGACCGCGTCAACCGGCCCGAGCAGCTCCCGCTGTCGCTGCTGGCCGCGATGCGGGTGCTCACGGACCCGGTCGAGACCGGCGCGGTGACCCTGTCGCTGCCGCAGGACGTCCAGGCCGAGGCGTGGGACTTCGACGACGACCTCTTCGCCCGCCGGGTCTGGCACGTCGCCCGTCCGCCGGTCGAGGACGCCGCCCTCGCCCGGGCGGTGGCGACGATCCGCTCGGCGCAGCGCCCGTTGCTGGTCGCCGGCGGCGGCACCATCTACTCCGGGGCCACCGACGCGCTGCGCGCCTTCGCCGAGGCCACCGGCGTGCCGGTCGCGGAGTCGCAGGCCGGCAAGGGGTCCCTGCCCTACGACCACCCGCGGTCCGTGGGCGCCGTCGGCGCCACCGGCACCACCGCGGCCAACGCGCTGGCGGCCGAGGCCGACGTCGTCGTCGGGGTCGGCACCCGGTGGAGCGACTTCACGTCGGCCTCCAAGACCGTCTTCGCCCACCCGGACGTGCGCTTCGTGAACCTCAACGTGGCCTCGGTCGACGCGCACAAGCTCTCGGCCGTCGTCGCGCAGGGCGACGCCCGCCGCGGGCTCGTGCAGCTCACGGAGTCGCTGGCCGGCTGGAGCGCGCCGGACGCCCACACCGCTCGGGCCACGGAGCTGGCGCAGGAGTGGGACGCGACCGTCCAGCGCTCGCACGACCTGGGCCACGCCCCGCTGCCGGCCCAGTCCGAGGTGCTCGGTGTCGTCAACCGGGTCAGCCGCCCGCAGGACGTGGTGGTCTGCGCCGCCGGCTCCATGCCGGGCGACCTGCACAAGATGTGGCGCACCCGCGACCGCAAGGGCTACCACGTGGAGTACGGCTTTTCCTGCATGGGCTACGAGATCGCGGGCGGCCTGGGCGTCAAGATGGCCGCCCTCGACACCGGCGAGGACCGCGACGTCGTCGTCATGGTCGGCGACGGGTCCTACCTGATGATGTCGCAGGAGATCGTCACCTCCGTGCAGGAGGGCGTGAAGCTGATCGTGGTCCTGGTCCAGAACCACGGCTTCGCCTCGATCGGCGCCCTCTCGGAGTCGTTGGGGTCGCAGCGCTTCGGCACCCGCTACCGCTACCGCACCGAGCGCGGCCTCGACGGCGACGTGCTGCCGGTCGACCTCGCCGCCAACGCGGCCAGCCTGGGCGCCCACGTCATCCGGGTCTCCGGCGTCGACGAGCTGGAGAAGGCGTTCGCCGAGGCCCAGGCCGCGGACGTCACGACCGTGATCCACGTCGAGACCGACCCGACCGTGCCGGCCCCCGACAGCCCCGCCTGGTGGGACGTCCCGGTGGCCGAGACCTCCGTGCTCGAGAGCACCCGCGAGGCACGCACGACGTACGAGCAGAACAAGCAGCGGCAACGGAGCCACCTGCGTCCGTCCGACCCGCACACCGAGGAGACCCCGTCATGA
- a CDS encoding substrate-binding domain-containing protein has product MKIRRILSVGIAASALVLAGCSTGEEGSSGGESSGGDSESSSGGGGSTSAEDVRIDVVTHAAPGDSFWDVVKAGSDRAGEDLGIDVRYNSSPDPGEQSTLIDNAVADGTGGLVVSMANPDGLETAIRDAVEAGVPVITINSGIDDWQDFGAITHVGQSETIAGETAGEQLTEAGVTNAICVIQEPGNIALEERCRAAASTFGGDMTNLQTDNTDLAGSQATIESALSADDSVDGILALGGDMAGRAVAAVETSGRDVQVGTFDLNADVAGLVEDGSLLFAIDQQPYVQGYLGVTGVYLKLINGNDVGGGQPINSGPAVITQENAAEVLEFAEGGTR; this is encoded by the coding sequence ATGAAGATCCGACGGATTCTCTCCGTGGGCATCGCGGCGAGCGCGCTCGTGCTCGCGGGCTGCAGCACCGGCGAGGAGGGCAGCAGCGGCGGCGAGAGCAGCGGCGGCGACAGCGAGAGCAGCAGCGGTGGTGGCGGCAGCACGTCCGCCGAGGACGTGCGCATCGACGTCGTCACCCACGCCGCCCCCGGCGACTCGTTCTGGGACGTCGTCAAGGCCGGCAGCGACCGCGCCGGCGAGGACCTCGGCATCGACGTCCGCTACAACTCCTCGCCCGACCCGGGCGAGCAGAGCACGCTGATCGACAACGCGGTGGCCGACGGCACCGGCGGGCTCGTGGTCTCCATGGCCAACCCCGACGGCCTGGAGACCGCCATCCGCGACGCCGTCGAGGCGGGCGTCCCGGTCATCACGATCAACTCCGGCATCGACGACTGGCAGGACTTCGGGGCCATCACCCACGTCGGCCAGTCCGAGACCATCGCCGGTGAGACCGCCGGGGAGCAGCTGACGGAGGCCGGCGTCACCAACGCCATCTGCGTCATCCAGGAGCCCGGCAACATCGCCCTCGAGGAGCGGTGCCGCGCCGCGGCCTCGACCTTCGGTGGCGACATGACGAACCTGCAGACCGACAACACCGACCTCGCCGGTTCCCAGGCCACGATCGAGTCGGCCCTGAGCGCCGACGACTCCGTCGACGGCATCCTCGCCCTCGGTGGCGACATGGCCGGCCGTGCGGTCGCCGCGGTCGAGACCTCGGGTCGCGACGTGCAGGTCGGCACCTTCGACCTCAACGCCGACGTGGCCGGGCTGGTCGAGGACGGCAGCCTGCTGTTCGCCATCGACCAGCAGCCCTACGTCCAGGGCTACCTCGGCGTCACCGGCGTCTACCTCAAGCTGATCAACGGCAACGACGTGGGTGGTGGCCAGCCCATCAACTCGGGTCCCGCCGTCATCACGCAGGAGAACGCCGCCGAGGTCCTCGAGTTCGCCGAGGGCGGCACCCGCTGA
- a CDS encoding ABC transporter permease, with protein MSTTTAPERSDPPATETDERISSSGRFTKVLRRPEIGAMAGALVIFLFFALRTDSFFEPAGASTWIFNASTIGIMAVAVSLLMIGGEFDLSAGAMIGTTGLTTGILMTEYDLNVWLSILISLVLALAIGALNGSLVMWTKLPSFIVTLGTFFVLQGVNLAVTKILIGKVSVTGLQDAAGYFDGKQIFGSFVNIDMGWVPWLEENDVKTTLTLYAATFWFVAVTAVATWVLLRSRAGNWIFAVGGAQVSARQVGVPVFKAKVGLFMTTAFAGWLVGMLGLFKTTTVQSTTGVGDEFIFIICAVVGGCLLTGGYGSAIGAAFGGLIYGMVQQGIPQAGWDNDWLYAFLGVMLLGAVLVNNWVKTRAESMR; from the coding sequence ATGAGCACCACCACAGCACCGGAGCGGTCCGACCCGCCCGCAACCGAGACCGACGAACGGATCTCCTCGTCCGGCCGGTTCACCAAGGTCCTGCGACGACCCGAGATCGGCGCCATGGCCGGCGCGCTCGTGATCTTCCTCTTCTTCGCGCTCCGCACCGACTCGTTCTTCGAGCCCGCCGGCGCCAGCACGTGGATCTTCAACGCCTCCACCATCGGCATCATGGCCGTGGCGGTGTCGCTGCTGATGATCGGCGGCGAGTTCGACCTGTCCGCGGGAGCCATGATCGGCACCACCGGGCTGACCACCGGCATCCTGATGACGGAGTACGACCTCAACGTCTGGTTGTCGATCCTGATCTCGCTCGTGCTCGCGCTCGCGATCGGCGCGCTGAATGGGTCGCTGGTCATGTGGACCAAGCTGCCCAGCTTCATCGTCACGCTCGGCACCTTCTTCGTGCTCCAGGGCGTGAACCTGGCGGTCACCAAGATCCTCATCGGCAAGGTGTCGGTCACCGGCCTGCAGGACGCGGCCGGCTACTTCGACGGCAAGCAGATCTTCGGCTCCTTCGTGAACATCGACATGGGCTGGGTGCCGTGGCTGGAGGAGAACGACGTCAAGACGACGCTGACGCTCTACGCCGCCACCTTCTGGTTCGTCGCGGTGACCGCGGTGGCGACCTGGGTGCTGCTCCGCTCGCGCGCGGGCAACTGGATCTTCGCCGTCGGCGGCGCGCAGGTCAGCGCCCGCCAGGTCGGTGTCCCGGTCTTCAAGGCCAAGGTCGGCCTCTTCATGACCACCGCCTTCGCCGGGTGGCTGGTCGGCATGCTCGGGCTGTTCAAGACCACCACGGTGCAGAGCACCACCGGTGTGGGCGACGAGTTCATCTTCATCATCTGCGCCGTGGTCGGCGGCTGCCTGCTGACCGGCGGCTACGGCTCGGCCATCGGGGCCGCCTTCGGCGGGCTCATCTACGGCATGGTCCAGCAGGGCATCCCCCAGGCCGGCTGGGACAACGACTGGCTCTACGCCTTCCTCGGCGTGATGCTCCTCGGGGCGGTGCTGGTCAACAACTGGGTCAAGACACGAGCGGAGTCCATGCGATGA
- a CDS encoding aldolase produces the protein MSAPTSYADRVDVGALVTTRVREPGQVARLAEARTRPTGLVGSTGRLMLVAADHPARGALGAGSDPMAMAHRGELLGRLAAALERPGVDGVLGTPDILDDLLLMGALEGKVVIGSMNRGGLAGTVFELDDRFTAYDAEQIERSGFQGGKMLVRIDPDDHASVATLEACARAVGDLADRGLMAMVEPFLSHRVDGRVRNDLSTDAVVRSAAVGAGLGRASAHTWLKLPVVDDMDPVLDSTTLPVLLLGGEVSADQEAQFARWKRTLTHPQVRGMVVGRSLLYPPDGDVAAAVDTVLEMM, from the coding sequence ATGAGCGCCCCCACGTCGTACGCCGACCGTGTGGACGTCGGCGCGCTCGTCACCACCCGCGTGCGCGAGCCCGGGCAGGTGGCCCGGCTGGCCGAGGCCCGCACCCGCCCGACCGGTCTGGTCGGCAGCACCGGCCGGCTGATGCTCGTCGCCGCCGACCACCCGGCCCGCGGCGCTCTCGGCGCCGGGTCCGACCCGATGGCGATGGCGCACCGCGGTGAGCTGCTCGGCCGGCTCGCGGCCGCGCTGGAGCGCCCCGGTGTCGACGGCGTGCTGGGCACCCCCGACATCCTCGACGACCTCCTGCTCATGGGCGCGCTCGAGGGCAAGGTGGTCATCGGGTCGATGAACCGCGGTGGCCTCGCCGGCACCGTCTTCGAGCTCGATGACCGCTTCACCGCCTACGACGCCGAGCAGATCGAGCGGTCCGGCTTCCAGGGCGGCAAGATGCTCGTGCGCATCGACCCCGACGACCACGCCAGCGTCGCCACCCTCGAGGCCTGCGCCCGGGCGGTCGGCGACCTCGCCGACCGCGGCCTCATGGCCATGGTGGAGCCCTTCCTCTCGCACCGCGTCGACGGCCGGGTGCGCAACGACCTGAGCACCGACGCCGTGGTCCGCTCCGCCGCCGTGGGCGCCGGGCTCGGCCGCGCGAGCGCGCACACCTGGCTGAAGCTCCCGGTGGTCGACGACATGGACCCGGTGCTCGACTCCACCACGCTGCCCGTGCTGCTGCTCGGCGGGGAGGTGTCGGCCGACCAGGAGGCGCAGTTCGCCCGCTGGAAGCGCACGCTGACCCACCCGCAGGTGCGCGGCATGGTCGTCGGCCGCTCCCTGCTCTACCCGCCCGACGGCGACGTCGCCGCCGCCGTCGACACCGTCCTGGAGATGATGTGA
- a CDS encoding TIM barrel protein, whose protein sequence is MPVSPSHTAHPSVPSPVRDRIAGAPISWGVCEVPGWGYQLDAPTVLEQMRDLGLAATEFGPVGFLGSTSEDLAARLSAHGMTAVGGFLPVLLHDPGHDPLLEVDRFIDDCLATGAGVVVLAAFTGVEGYDDRPVLDDTGWQALLDNLDRATDLAANRGVVAALHPHVGTMVETGEETERVLAGSRVGLCVDTGHLLVGGADPVALTAAHPERVVHVHLKDVDGELAERVIAGETSFGDAVRDGLFVPLGEGSVDVATLVRTLEGAGYGGWYVLEQDVKLAGRPEGEGPVADVRRCLDYLEDAVR, encoded by the coding sequence ATGCCGGTCTCCCCGTCCCACACGGCCCACCCGTCCGTCCCGTCACCGGTCCGCGACCGCATCGCGGGCGCCCCCATCTCCTGGGGCGTGTGCGAGGTCCCGGGCTGGGGCTACCAGCTCGACGCCCCCACGGTCCTCGAGCAGATGCGTGACCTCGGGCTGGCCGCGACGGAGTTCGGACCGGTGGGCTTCCTGGGCTCGACGTCCGAGGATCTCGCCGCCCGCCTGTCCGCCCACGGCATGACCGCGGTCGGCGGCTTCCTGCCGGTGCTGCTGCACGACCCGGGCCACGACCCGCTGCTGGAGGTCGACCGGTTCATCGACGACTGCCTGGCCACCGGGGCCGGCGTCGTCGTGCTGGCCGCCTTCACCGGCGTCGAGGGGTACGACGACCGCCCGGTCCTCGACGACACCGGCTGGCAGGCGCTGCTGGACAACCTCGACCGGGCCACCGACCTGGCCGCAAACCGCGGCGTGGTGGCGGCCCTGCACCCCCACGTGGGCACGATGGTCGAGACCGGCGAGGAGACCGAGCGGGTGCTCGCCGGCTCCCGCGTCGGGCTCTGCGTCGACACCGGCCACCTCCTGGTCGGCGGGGCCGACCCGGTCGCGCTGACCGCCGCCCACCCCGAGCGCGTCGTCCACGTCCACCTCAAGGACGTCGACGGTGAGCTGGCCGAGCGCGTCATCGCCGGCGAGACGAGCTTCGGCGACGCGGTCCGCGACGGGCTCTTCGTGCCGCTGGGCGAGGGCTCGGTCGACGTCGCGACGCTGGTCCGCACGCTCGAGGGCGCCGGCTACGGCGGCTGGTACGTCCTGGAGCAGGACGTGAAGCTCGCCGGGCGCCCCGAGGGCGAGGGCCCGGTCGCCGACGTCCGCCGCTGCCTCGACTACCTCGAGGACGCGGTCCGGTGA
- a CDS encoding ATP-binding cassette domain-containing protein: MSTPETNTGTTSESPRDAKAAAEKGTTLIEVRDIGKSYGSVIALRDVTTTVNAGEVTCVLGDNGAGKSTFIKILAGAHTHTDGALVVDGEERHFSSPREALNLGIATVYQDLAVVPLMPVWRNFFLGSEMTKGIGPLKRLDIAGMKKVTKAELSAMGIDLRDVDQPIGTLSGGERQCVAIARAVYFGARVLILDEPTAALGVRQSGVVLKYVAKARDRGLGVIFITHNPHHAYPVGDRFMLLRRGRSMGNFPKAEMTLDDLVQMMAGGAELEALSHELAREMPDSEVAKTMQAEVAETLNTDPGRPSAAAQAAAAGGTATSTGSEDTTR; this comes from the coding sequence ATGAGCACCCCGGAAACCAACACCGGCACCACGTCCGAGAGCCCGCGCGACGCGAAGGCGGCGGCCGAGAAGGGCACGACGCTCATCGAGGTCCGCGACATCGGGAAGTCCTACGGCTCGGTCATCGCGCTGCGAGACGTCACCACCACGGTCAACGCCGGTGAGGTCACCTGCGTGCTCGGCGACAACGGCGCCGGCAAGTCGACCTTCATCAAGATCCTGGCGGGTGCGCACACCCACACCGACGGCGCGCTCGTCGTCGACGGCGAGGAGCGGCACTTCTCGTCGCCGCGCGAGGCCCTGAACCTCGGCATCGCCACCGTCTACCAGGACCTCGCCGTCGTGCCGCTCATGCCGGTGTGGCGCAACTTCTTCCTGGGCTCGGAGATGACCAAGGGCATCGGCCCGCTCAAGCGCCTCGACATCGCCGGGATGAAGAAGGTGACCAAGGCCGAGCTGTCGGCCATGGGCATCGACCTGCGCGACGTCGACCAGCCGATCGGCACGCTGTCCGGCGGCGAGCGCCAGTGCGTCGCGATCGCCCGCGCGGTCTACTTCGGCGCCCGGGTGCTCATCCTCGACGAGCCCACGGCGGCGCTCGGCGTGCGCCAGTCCGGCGTGGTGCTGAAGTACGTCGCCAAGGCACGCGACCGCGGGCTCGGCGTCATCTTCATCACCCACAACCCGCACCACGCCTATCCGGTCGGCGACCGCTTCATGCTGCTGCGCCGTGGTCGCAGCATGGGCAACTTCCCCAAGGCCGAGATGACCCTCGACGACCTGGTGCAGATGATGGCCGGCGGCGCCGAGCTCGAGGCGCTGAGCCACGAGCTGGCGCGCGAGATGCCGGACTCCGAGGTCGCGAAGACGATGCAGGCGGAGGTGGCGGAGACCCTCAACACCGACCCGGGCCGCCCCAGCGCAGCGGCGCAGGCGGCCGCGGCCGGTGGCACCGCCACGAGCACCGGGAGCGAGGACACCACGCGATGA
- the iolC gene encoding 5-dehydro-2-deoxygluconokinase: protein MTAGFEVLTMGRVGVDIYPEQIGVPLEDVSSFGKFLGGSPTNVAVAAARHGRRSAVITRTGEDPFGRFVHQALRGFGVDDRYVSAVADLPTPVTFCEIFPPDDFPLYFYRRPTAPDLQIRAEDLDLEAIAAADIFWVTGTGLCEEPSREATMAALAARGEHGTTVLDLDYRPMFWSSPDEAHTHVSRALALVDVAVGNKEECQVAVGESDPERAAAALLDAGVDLAVVKQGPAGVLGVRGDTSVVVPPVPVDVVNGLGAGDAFGGALCHGLLAGWDVERMLRFANAAGSFVAGQLACADAMPTTAELDALLEGAA from the coding sequence GTGACGGCCGGCTTCGAGGTCCTCACGATGGGCCGGGTCGGGGTCGACATCTACCCCGAGCAGATCGGCGTACCGCTCGAGGACGTCAGCTCCTTCGGCAAGTTCCTCGGTGGCAGCCCCACCAACGTCGCCGTCGCCGCCGCCCGCCACGGCCGCCGGTCCGCGGTCATCACCCGCACCGGCGAGGACCCCTTCGGACGCTTCGTCCACCAGGCGCTGCGCGGCTTCGGGGTCGACGACCGCTACGTGTCCGCCGTGGCGGACCTGCCGACCCCGGTGACGTTCTGCGAGATCTTCCCGCCCGACGACTTCCCGCTCTACTTCTACCGCCGACCCACCGCGCCGGACCTCCAGATCCGCGCCGAGGACCTCGACCTCGAGGCGATCGCGGCCGCCGACATCTTCTGGGTGACCGGCACCGGCCTGTGCGAGGAGCCGTCCCGCGAGGCCACCATGGCCGCGCTCGCCGCCCGCGGGGAGCACGGCACGACGGTGCTCGACCTCGACTACCGCCCGATGTTCTGGTCCTCGCCCGACGAGGCCCACACCCACGTCAGCCGGGCGCTCGCGCTGGTCGACGTGGCCGTCGGCAACAAGGAGGAGTGCCAGGTCGCGGTGGGGGAGTCCGACCCCGAGCGCGCCGCTGCCGCGCTGCTGGACGCCGGAGTGGACCTCGCCGTCGTCAAGCAGGGACCGGCGGGCGTGCTGGGCGTGCGCGGCGACACCTCGGTGGTGGTGCCCCCGGTGCCGGTCGACGTCGTCAACGGCCTCGGAGCCGGCGACGCCTTCGGCGGCGCCCTGTGCCACGGGCTGCTGGCCGGCTGGGACGTGGAGCGGATGCTCCGCTTCGCCAACGCCGCCGGGTCCTTCGTCGCGGGCCAGCTGGCGTGCGCCGACGCGATGCCGACGACGGCAGAGCTCGACGCCCTGCTGGAGGGGGCAGCATGA
- the iolB gene encoding 5-deoxy-glucuronate isomerase: MSTPVHVTPESAGWGYSGLAVLALGPGESATWSTGEAETLVLSLEGACTVALGDETLAVAGRRDVFDGPSDFVYVPRDAEVTVTSETGGRFALPSARCERVLPFRHQPADAVPVELRGAGQASRQVNNFCTPDAFDADALIACEVLTPGGNWSSYPPHKHDEQSDTESELEEIYYFEVADGPTGADGSARPGIAYQRVYGHPGKEIDVLQEVRTGDVVLIPHGWHGPSMAVPGYDLYYLNVMAGPGDERAWKICDDPAHTWVRGTWDDQEVDPRLPFRRRPDDQHQEDVR; the protein is encoded by the coding sequence GTGAGCACCCCCGTCCACGTGACGCCCGAGTCGGCCGGCTGGGGCTACAGCGGCCTGGCCGTGCTCGCCCTCGGCCCGGGGGAGAGCGCGACGTGGTCCACCGGCGAGGCGGAGACGCTGGTGCTGTCGCTGGAGGGGGCCTGCACGGTCGCGCTCGGCGACGAGACGTTGGCCGTCGCCGGCCGCCGCGACGTCTTCGACGGTCCCAGCGACTTCGTCTACGTCCCCCGCGACGCCGAGGTCACCGTCACCTCCGAGACGGGCGGACGCTTCGCCCTCCCGTCGGCCCGCTGCGAGCGCGTGCTGCCCTTCCGGCACCAGCCCGCGGACGCCGTACCGGTCGAGCTGCGCGGAGCCGGACAGGCTTCGCGTCAGGTCAACAATTTCTGTACGCCGGACGCATTCGACGCCGACGCCCTGATCGCCTGCGAGGTGCTGACTCCCGGAGGCAACTGGTCGTCGTACCCGCCGCACAAGCACGACGAGCAGAGCGACACCGAGTCCGAGCTCGAGGAGATCTACTACTTCGAGGTCGCCGACGGGCCGACCGGCGCCGACGGCTCCGCCCGCCCCGGGATCGCCTACCAGCGCGTCTACGGCCACCCGGGCAAGGAGATCGACGTGCTCCAGGAGGTCCGCACCGGCGACGTCGTGCTCATCCCGCACGGGTGGCACGGTCCGTCGATGGCGGTTCCCGGCTACGACCTCTACTACCTCAACGTGATGGCCGGACCGGGCGACGAGCGGGCGTGGAAGATCTGCGACGACCCCGCCCACACCTGGGTGCGCGGCACCTGGGACGACCAGGAGGTCGACCCCCGGCTGCCCTTCCGGCGCCGCCCCGACGACCAGCACCAGGAGGACGTCCGATGA
- a CDS encoding CoA-acylating methylmalonate-semialdehyde dehydrogenase encodes MRTIEHWIAGTSTSGAGERRSPVWNPATGEQQAEVALADAADVDAAVAAAREAFVEWGQASLSTRTKVLFAFRELVNANVDRLAAAITDEHGKVLSDAAGEVQRGLEVVEFACGIPQLLKGDFSAQVSRGVDLYSFREPLGVCVGITPFNFPAMVPMWMFPVAIACGNTFVLKPSERDPSAALILAELWAEAGLPAGVFNVLHGDKEAVDGLLAHPDVDAVSFVGSTPIARYIHETAGRHGKRVQALGGAKNHAIILPDADLEYAADQLVAAAFGSAGERCMAISAAVTVGGVGDALLEQVNAKARKIQVGSGRDSGSEMGPVVTAEARDRIERLVGTGQSQGAEVAVDGRGVTVAGHEGGFFVGPTVVDRVTPDMDVYREEIFGPVLSVLRLDDVDAAIDLINANPFGNGTAIFTSSGEAARRFQRGVRVGMIGINVPIPVPMAYYSFGGWKDSLFGEHHIHGPEGVSFYTRAKVVTARWPHVEHAEHQRAQFSFPTAQ; translated from the coding sequence ATGAGGACGATCGAGCACTGGATCGCCGGCACCAGCACCAGCGGCGCGGGGGAGCGCCGGTCCCCGGTCTGGAACCCCGCCACCGGCGAGCAGCAGGCCGAGGTCGCGCTGGCCGACGCCGCCGACGTCGACGCCGCGGTGGCCGCCGCCCGGGAGGCGTTCGTCGAGTGGGGTCAGGCGTCGCTGAGCACGCGCACCAAGGTGCTCTTCGCCTTCCGCGAGCTCGTCAACGCCAACGTCGACCGCCTCGCGGCCGCCATCACCGACGAGCACGGCAAGGTGCTCTCGGACGCGGCCGGCGAGGTGCAGCGCGGGCTCGAGGTCGTGGAGTTCGCCTGCGGCATCCCGCAGCTGCTCAAGGGCGACTTCTCCGCCCAGGTCTCCCGCGGCGTCGACCTCTACTCCTTCCGCGAGCCGCTCGGGGTCTGCGTGGGCATCACCCCGTTCAACTTCCCGGCCATGGTCCCGATGTGGATGTTCCCGGTCGCCATCGCCTGCGGCAACACCTTCGTGCTCAAGCCGAGCGAGCGCGACCCGTCGGCCGCGCTGATCCTGGCCGAGCTGTGGGCCGAGGCCGGTCTGCCGGCCGGCGTCTTCAACGTCCTGCACGGCGACAAGGAGGCCGTCGACGGGCTGCTCGCGCACCCCGACGTCGACGCCGTCTCCTTCGTCGGCTCCACCCCGATCGCGCGCTACATCCACGAGACCGCCGGTCGCCACGGCAAGCGCGTCCAGGCCCTCGGCGGGGCGAAGAACCACGCGATCATCCTCCCCGACGCCGACCTGGAGTACGCCGCCGACCAGCTCGTCGCGGCCGCCTTCGGGTCGGCCGGCGAGCGCTGCATGGCCATCTCGGCCGCCGTGACGGTGGGCGGCGTCGGCGACGCGCTGCTCGAGCAGGTCAACGCCAAGGCACGGAAGATCCAGGTCGGCTCGGGCCGGGACTCCGGCAGCGAGATGGGACCCGTGGTCACCGCCGAGGCCCGCGACCGCATCGAGCGGCTCGTCGGCACGGGGCAGAGCCAGGGCGCCGAGGTCGCGGTCGACGGTCGCGGCGTGACGGTCGCCGGGCACGAGGGCGGCTTCTTCGTCGGACCCACGGTGGTCGACCGGGTCACCCCCGACATGGACGTCTACCGCGAGGAGATCTTCGGTCCCGTGCTCTCGGTGCTGCGCCTCGACGACGTGGACGCGGCGATCGACCTGATCAACGCCAACCCGTTCGGCAACGGCACCGCGATCTTCACGTCGAGCGGCGAGGCGGCGCGCCGCTTCCAGCGTGGCGTCCGGGTCGGCATGATCGGCATCAACGTGCCGATCCCGGTGCCGATGGCCTACTACTCGTTCGGCGGCTGGAAGGACTCCCTGTTCGGTGAGCACCACATCCACGGTCCCGAGGGCGTGTCGTTCTACACGCGCGCCAAGGTCGTCACCGCCCGGTGGCCCCACGTGGAGCACGCCGAGCACCAGCGAGCGCAGTTCAGCTTCCCCACCGCCCAGTGA